The genomic interval ttaatctaaagtacctacctatgtatattaattatatcataattataggtactacctacctatctcgAGACTGCGTTGTACTAATGCATAATGTAGGTACCGCAGACTACACCTTAAAAATACTGaattagcgccatctatgttAGACACCATGAACTTACGGTACAGCTTGCAGTGTACTTTCTAGCGGAATTATCACAACCAGATTTGAACTCTGAAATACTGCagaggtaaataaataagttccTCTTCATCTCCATAGATGGCGTTTTATTAGGATAATTAGGATATTAGGAttattaggattaggataataaTTACAGATTTCTCATGATGCTTTCTACTTATATGTACATAAAGTTATTTTACctagtaggtaaataggttAAAACTAAACACAGCCAATAAAAAGTCACCGCTCTGTAACAACATGGATAGTGGTTGAACTTTAGCAATTACAAGTTTAGTTCAGAGTTTGTTACCGTTGCGTTGCTGTTGTTGTtgcatattgtattttttatttacttatagttttatttCACAAACACACTTACAGCGTGTAATAATCCACTGCAGTACGtctacaggtttgatagtgtatcgaaaactataaaactcCCATATAAAGTAGCACCTGTAGCGGATGaaatttttgacaaataatgtaacaggagaaaacgtaaacttgtTCCTATTGCCTATTGGACAGGACGGCATTTCAACTCGGCTtcagcagggcgatcacgaaaaatatagaatatcgttatcgcactcgcattcgattctatacgttagctcagtttttcgtgatcgccctgctgaCCGCTGCACCTTCCAGTCGTCGTTGTAaaactattaataaaatatgtagtttaatactcttaagtaagtatattatttattttactaaaggtatttacaatattatttatataacagtttaaatttacttacataggtactgaAGTAGTTCAGATTAAGGCAAggaacattataataaaagtactttAGTTTGCCATCGCAGCTAGTAATACAAAATACACTTCATGTGTGTACAGTCTACTAAATTGACCGATTCTGAACGGTTTGATTCGTTCGTTCGGACAAtcgaaccgttcagaatctgtcattttcgtatctgagattaaaaaacagacctTACAAACATACCCCCAAATCCATAGAGCTTTCTGACACTTTAAAAtgggtttaaaattgacgttgtgataaaggaatttcaactttttgattgatataaagagtcgaaactcgtatttttttacaatacgatccatgaatttgagggttagAATTTAGATTTTACTTTCGCCACGACCCCGTAGTCCGGTCTCCCGCGGCCGAGGCTCTCCTGTCTGATCATTCCACCGGCAGAGACTTCTGAGTTCTTGCCGAGAGGCCACACGCCTGCGCCGCGCGGTAActggtcatcatcatcatcatcatcatcatcagcctatagcagtccactgatggacgtaggcctctcccaaagcatgaCACTGGATGCAATCTTTAGCTTTCCTGGTAATTTTACTTATCtccaataatattttatattttattattatattttataatatttggagAACTTACAGCTACAACACAATATGAACATATCAGGTAAACAGCTACTAGCCAATTACAAGTTCCCACATATGGTTCCAATGGTAAGGATGAATTCTAGAACCCATCCCTTCGCTATTCAGCGCTGAGACCGGTTTCAGAACTCAATCCTAATAGATATAGAGGGTGTcgcaaaagtggtaagtatattaagccgaaaacGGGTGACTCATTGGCATTAAAAGGTGTACATCCGAGACCCAAGGATATGGCTATAAGTAAAGATTTGCCACGACCGGGATTCGAACCGCAaactatcaataaaatacgcaatttaattttattatagaatttattttacaaatgtaggtatttacaacattattttatacataagtagttCAGTTCAAGGAACATATTATGACATTAGTTTGCCATCCAGCTAGTAACCCAAAATAGACAGACACATCTTGAATCTTAGAATTTAGATTTAACTTCTGCCACGACCCCGTAGTCCGGTCTCCCATGGCCGAGGCTCTCCTGTCTGATCATTCCTCCCGCGGACACCTCTGAATTCTTTCCGAGAGGCCACACGCCCTTGCCCTCCGCTTGTAACTGGAAGATAGAGatagaaaattattaaatcagaagaagtaacaaacatacacagacacacacatactcataAACTTTCccctttataataataagaaggactatcaataaaattcaaaagttTACATGTTCTACGGGTGCATAGCATATCGACATCAGCAATAGTATATATTAGCTACTACCATCCCTAACattcaccatcatcatcatcatcttcagcctatagcagtccactgctggacgtaagcctctcccaaagcacgccactggatgcgatttAACATTTGCAATCCACAATCCTTAAACAGTGCTTCCATAATCCGACATAACTTCTATCGAGGGATCTGTAAGACAGCTTTGTTAAACATCGTATCGTTTATATCTTCTGAAATTATAACAACTCTAGGACCTCAAACTCAAAATTTGTCTCAACTCACACTAGTCACCCCTCCAATCTGTCACCAGTGGCTCCAAGGACGCGGCTGCCGTACGCCTCGGCTTGGAGACGGCCGCAGTTGTTTCATCatactcggttagatcataacaagggattagttaataaattatacgtcatcttcatattaaattcttgacagatgtgtcaaaagtcagcaactaatccctggttatgatctGATTGAGTATGATGAAACTGGAATAGTCCTTCCATCTGACATCTTACAAGGTTGATCGATAAATACtgtacttatatacctatagaACCGACCGATTCCGCGTTGTCCTATGCGTATagatgataattattatcgTAGTAGTGTCTAATGAAATTGTAGTTATCACACAAACTCACACTAGTAACCCCTCCTATCTGCCTGCTCACGTCCACACTACCACTCGCATGCTTGCTGCTATAGTCCAACACCCCGCCCATGTGGCTACTGTCACCGGTGGCTCCTAGGACGCGGCTGCCGTAGGCTTCGGCTTGGAGACGGGCGCAGTTGTTTCATCATACTCGGTTAGATAGTCATAACAAGGCATTAatttatcaattatacgtcatcttcatattaaattcttgacagatgtgtcaaaagtcaacaactaatccctggTTACTATCTAACCGAGTATGATGAAACTGGGGCTAAAGGGTGCTTCCATCTGACATCTTACATGATTGATcgataaataatgtatattgGTACCGTACCTTTAGATGATATTATCGTAGTAGTGTCTAATGAAATTGTAGTTATCACACAAACTCACACTAGTCACCCCTCCAATCTGCCTGCTCACGTCCACACTACCACTCGCATGCTTGCTACTATAGTCTAACGCCCCGCCCACATGGCTACTGTCACCGGTGGCTCCAAGGACGCGGCTGCCGTACGCCTCGCGTTGGAGACGGCCGCGGGCGTCGTTGAAGATGTCTTGACGGTAGCCGGCTTTGCCCTGGAAGGAATTAAAGGTTGTAAAGTATGTATGTAGCATCTggaaatacactcacgggcaataaaaaGTTTCAATTACAAAATGTGCTCCTGTATGCTTTACTTGAAGATTGCAGGTTGTTgataataaattcaaaacttaaaaacccTTGCTGTAACGGTGTCCATAGGctctatttttttcttatatttagAAAAAAGAACTAAACTGCCTTAcagatgtacctacttatgaggtaaattatttaaaaaccaatGAATAGTTTGAATACATACGAGTATCTTTACTATAAAATGGTGGTGTGTACTACAGGGGCATTCGCATTAGCCATAACACATTTTATTCTACTTTAAAACTCACGAATAGCCCGGCATCAGTGCTCCCGAGGGTGCCGAACACGCGGCCCGGCCCGGCGCGGGTGCCCCACGTGCGTTGCTGCTTCATCGCCAACTGTCTGTAGAATTCTGGGTCCCTGGTAGgagtaaatataattaattttgaattgGTATAACTGTATTAAGAATTCTGGATCCCTGGTAGAATTAAGGGACTCAGCTGAAGGAAAATGTTGGCAGTACAAATGGTAGTAGATGGTAGTAGAGTTTTCTGTATTGCGTTTAATCCGGAGCCCGCCTTGTTCTATGGTCAATCTGAATAACTTTTAGTGTCTAATAAAACTTCTGGAATaaaaattttttaaaaatctttacTATACTATTTGCGCTTTAGCATGGTACGGGTGATACCTGACATGTAGCGACATTATATCATGATTggatagtaaaaaaaatcctATCTGACAGACGTCACCCACACGAAAAGTGTAAACAGATGTTTGAATTAAACTTACTTTTCAGTGTATCCCGGCAGTATGTAAGCTTGTGCCGACACATAGGCGACTAACAGGGCCAGAGTGAGTGCAGAGCTATGCATTATTTGTTATTCTGTAAGTAATGAAAaagcacataattatattattattatttagtaaagTACTGAAATAGGTACGCCTTTACTTTAGTAAGTATGTGTTGTAAACTAGTAGTAATAGAGCTTTTAATGACTAAATTTTACTAAACAGAaacacataatatacctacctagatacAAAACTTAAGTTTACACTAACTtattagttaaatttaattactgAAATGCGAAAATGTACGCTTTTCTTCTAATATTATACCTCAgcattatacctatacatacatagaatAAGTGTCAGTCTCAAAAAGTATCCACTCCATAACGCTGAAAAACGCAGATCTTCAAAAGATTCATTTCTGTCATTTCAAAAAACACCAGCATTtttgatattgaaaaaaaatgcttttattatTAAGGAGAAGAACTAGAAAGCAAACTAGACTTTAGTTCATGCCAATTACGTATGTTTTGCTCAACAGTTTTTTGCGCTATGACGTCACAGTTCACTGACATTCGCTATCTCAATGTCTGGCTTGTTACGATGTTGCTACgtcatataataaaaattatcacgtcatttgttattattataaattttataggtGTTACCTACTAGAATTggctaaaatatttttcgacATTTCTgttgagtaagtaggtaggtaggtacctacctatattttctGAATGGAAAAAGGACCTATCTAACCAGTAGGATAAGGATacgtaggtaactaggtagtaCCAGAAACATACTGTTAAAAAACTGAATACAGCGCTGCATAACTTTTAACTTCTTCTAAATTGTATAAGATTGTACTAAAAACTTACCTTGCCAACAAACAGTCTATCTAACTAAAAACAATTGATGAGCCAATTACTACAATTTAATAGTGTAATAGATAGGTACTGATCTCCTCAAGCAATTTTATAGTCTGTGCTCAAATGAACAGCATTCAAGAGCTTATATCAAGTCTGTAACATGCGGTGATGCCCCTAAAAGGGGAATAACCCATTCCTTTCCGACTTGGCGAT from Plutella xylostella chromosome 28, ilPluXylo3.1, whole genome shotgun sequence carries:
- the LOC105389810 gene encoding gloverin isoform X2, coding for MHSSALTLALLVAYVSAQAYILPGYTEKDPEFYRQLAMKQQRTWGTRAGPGRVFGTLGSTDAGLFGKAGYRQDIFNDARGRLQREAYGSRVLGATGDSSHVGGALDYSSKHASGSVDVSRQIGGVTSLQAEGKGVWPLGKNSEVSAGGMIRQESLGRGRPDYGVVAKVKSKF
- the LOC105389810 gene encoding gloverin isoform X1, which codes for MHSSALTLALLVAYVSAQAYILPGYTEKDPEFYRQLAMKQQRTWGTRAGPGRVFGTLGSTDAGLFGKAGYRQDIFNDARGRLQREAYGSRVLGATGDSSHVGGALDYSSKHASGSVDVSRQIGGVTSLQAEGKGVWPLGKNSEVSAGGMIRQESLGHGRPDYGVVAEVKSKF